Proteins encoded together in one Lachnospiraceae bacterium JLR.KK008 window:
- a CDS encoding TrkH family potassium uptake protein, protein MNSSIIRYILGSVLKVEAVLLLLPCLTAVIYQESVGLYYLGIAAACALLGLLMTRRKPQNFVFYLKEGCVATSLSWVFLSFFGALPFWLSGEIPSLTDALFETISGFTTTGASILSDVEVLSYTALFWRSFTHWIGGMGVLVFLLAIIPLSGGSHINLMRAESPGPSVGKLVPKIRYTARILYIIYFGMSILEFVLLVAGHMPVFDALTTTLGTAGTGGFGIKNNSMMGYSPYIQWVTTIFMILFGVNFNAYYIMLFHNFKKAFCVEEVRYYFGIVAAAIAIIFFEILSVYGSVFEALTHASFQVASIITTTGFSTADFDLWSQASKNVLVLLMFIGACAGSTGGGIKVSRFVILVKTLGKELTSYIHPKSIKKIKMEGKPIEHEVMRSTNVYFITFMIVFSASVLAISFEGKDLITNFTAVAATINNIGPGLEMVGPTQNFGLFHPFSKYVLMFDMLAGRLELFPLLILFHPAIWKDLFTQKFVCRKG, encoded by the coding sequence ATGAACAGTTCAATTATTCGCTATATATTAGGAAGTGTTTTAAAAGTGGAGGCCGTTCTCCTGCTCCTTCCCTGCCTGACCGCAGTGATCTATCAGGAATCTGTCGGCCTGTATTACCTGGGTATTGCAGCAGCCTGCGCCCTGCTCGGCCTTCTGATGACAAGACGAAAGCCGCAGAACTTTGTCTTTTACTTAAAAGAAGGCTGTGTCGCTACTTCCCTGAGCTGGGTTTTCCTCAGCTTTTTCGGCGCTCTGCCTTTCTGGCTGTCCGGTGAGATTCCGTCTCTGACGGACGCTCTCTTCGAGACGATCTCCGGTTTTACAACGACCGGAGCGAGTATTCTGAGCGATGTGGAGGTGCTCTCCTATACGGCTCTGTTCTGGCGCAGCTTTACGCACTGGATCGGCGGCATGGGAGTGCTTGTCTTCCTGCTGGCCATCATCCCATTAAGCGGAGGTTCCCACATCAACCTGATGCGCGCGGAGAGCCCCGGCCCCTCCGTCGGAAAGCTCGTCCCCAAAATACGATACACCGCCAGAATTTTATATATCATTTATTTCGGTATGAGCATACTGGAATTTGTCCTGCTTGTGGCCGGACATATGCCAGTTTTTGACGCCTTGACGACTACGCTGGGCACAGCCGGAACAGGCGGTTTTGGCATTAAGAATAACAGTATGATGGGATACTCCCCTTACATTCAGTGGGTCACTACTATTTTTATGATTTTGTTTGGTGTCAACTTCAACGCTTATTACATCATGCTCTTTCACAATTTCAAAAAAGCGTTTTGTGTGGAAGAAGTGCGCTACTATTTCGGTATTGTCGCCGCTGCGATCGCCATCATCTTTTTTGAAATTCTCTCGGTTTATGGAAGTGTCTTTGAAGCGTTGACTCACGCCTCCTTCCAGGTTGCGTCCATCATCACGACGACCGGATTTTCCACTGCCGATTTTGATCTCTGGTCCCAAGCCAGCAAAAACGTGCTTGTCCTGTTGATGTTCATCGGAGCATGTGCGGGCAGCACCGGGGGCGGCATCAAAGTATCGCGTTTTGTCATCCTTGTTAAGACGCTCGGCAAAGAGCTGACTTCCTACATCCATCCAAAGAGCATTAAAAAGATTAAAATGGAGGGAAAGCCGATCGAGCATGAAGTCATGCGCTCTACCAATGTATATTTTATTACATTTATGATCGTTTTTTCCGCCTCTGTGCTGGCAATTTCTTTTGAGGGAAAAGACCTGATCACTAATTTTACCGCCGTGGCCGCGACGATCAACAACATTGGACCCGGTCTGGAAATGGTGGGCCCCACGCAAAACTTCGGGCTCTTTCACCCCTTTTCCAAATATGTACTCATGTTTGACATGCTGGCCGGACGCCTGGAACTGTTTCCTCTGCTGATCTTATTTCATCCTGCCATCTGGAAAGATCTGTTTACCCAGAAGTTTGTCTGCCGCAAAGGATGA
- the spoIIID gene encoding sporulation transcriptional regulator SpoIIID, whose translation MKDYIEERAVGIARYIIENNATVRQTAKQFGISKSTVHKDVTERLMQINPSLAKEARKVLDVNKSERHIRGGLATREKYLHIQK comes from the coding sequence TTGAAAGATTATATCGAGGAGAGGGCAGTTGGCATCGCCAGATATATTATCGAAAACAATGCCACTGTTCGCCAGACCGCCAAACAGTTTGGGATCAGCAAAAGTACGGTACATAAAGACGTAACGGAACGGCTTATGCAGATTAATCCATCCCTTGCAAAAGAAGCAAGAAAAGTGCTGGATGTGAATAAATCGGAACGGCATATCAGAGGCGGCCTGGCAACGAGAGAGAAATATCTGCATATACAGAAATAA
- a CDS encoding putative holin-like toxin, protein MKTGVPEYIGREVAPMTAFEIISIFIGILALLMSFGSLIVALLAFLDKRNNKRK, encoded by the coding sequence ATGAAAACCGGCGTGCCGGAATACATAGGAAGGGAGGTGGCGCCGATGACAGCTTTTGAAATCATTTCGATTTTCATTGGAATATTAGCATTGCTGATGTCCTTTGGTAGCTTAATTGTTGCGTTGCTTGCCTTTCTCGATAAGAGAAACAACAAGCGAAAATAA
- a CDS encoding IS30 family transposase, which produces MSNLIPGNQKHLSLQDRLYIEKALSSATSFKDIARFLCKDPSTISKEVKKHRLSDWYHKGTFYNAHNFCIHRYHCRKTNVCGKIILCGIKCTSCPSCNQTCRDFARERCGRLDKAPYVCNGCDKALHKCTIAHKYVYDARFAHRKYTETLSSSRSGLNMTKTELAKKDKLVSHLVYQGQSPYQIVANHPELDMSVRSVYTYIDKGLFTARNIDLKRKTKFRPRKCHKTQITNREVFSGRMYSDFLLLDPDYRERAAEMDTVHSSRDSKKVLLTFYLRKEKLFLAFLMNRCTTGAVRIVFDRLKNRLDTDFHLLFHTVLTDRGSEFGDPDSLETDIYGEKCSSVFYCDPMRSGQKGGVENAHTLLRMVLPKGTSFEFLTQWDVNLIVNHINSMPRESLGGRTPYEAALWTYGARTLKALQLRPIPPDEVNLTPKLIRFNH; this is translated from the coding sequence ATGAGCAATCTTATACCTGGCAATCAAAAACATCTCTCCTTGCAGGATCGGCTTTACATTGAAAAAGCCCTTTCCTCTGCAACATCCTTTAAAGACATTGCACGCTTCCTCTGCAAAGATCCCTCTACCATTTCTAAAGAGGTCAAAAAGCACCGGCTCAGCGACTGGTATCACAAGGGCACCTTCTACAATGCCCATAACTTCTGCATCCACAGATATCACTGTCGAAAAACAAATGTCTGTGGCAAGATCATCCTTTGTGGGATCAAGTGCACCTCCTGTCCATCCTGTAACCAGACATGCAGAGATTTTGCCCGGGAACGATGCGGCCGTCTGGACAAGGCCCCTTATGTCTGCAATGGCTGCGACAAGGCGCTCCATAAATGTACCATCGCCCACAAATATGTGTACGATGCCCGTTTTGCACACCGTAAATACACTGAGACCCTAAGCTCTTCCCGAAGCGGCTTAAACATGACAAAGACCGAACTGGCAAAGAAAGACAAGCTGGTTTCCCATCTGGTCTATCAAGGACAGTCCCCTTATCAGATCGTGGCAAACCATCCGGAGCTGGATATGTCCGTCCGTTCCGTCTACACCTACATCGATAAGGGACTCTTTACAGCCAGGAATATCGACCTGAAACGCAAGACGAAGTTCCGGCCCCGCAAGTGCCACAAAACACAGATTACCAACCGTGAAGTGTTTTCAGGCCGCATGTACAGTGATTTTCTCCTGCTCGACCCGGACTATAGAGAGAGGGCCGCTGAAATGGATACCGTACATTCTTCGAGAGACTCTAAAAAAGTACTGCTCACTTTCTATCTGCGCAAGGAAAAGCTGTTTCTTGCCTTCCTGATGAACCGATGCACAACCGGCGCTGTCCGCATAGTCTTTGACCGGCTTAAAAACCGTCTGGATACCGATTTCCATCTTCTGTTCCATACCGTCCTTACAGACCGGGGTTCGGAATTCGGTGACCCAGACTCTCTGGAAACCGACATATACGGAGAAAAATGCTCCAGCGTCTTCTACTGTGACCCTATGCGAAGCGGACAAAAAGGCGGTGTTGAAAACGCACACACCCTGCTCCGGATGGTTCTCCCAAAAGGCACCAGTTTTGAATTCCTGACCCAGTGGGATGTGAACCTGATCGTAAACCACATCAACTCCATGCCGCGGGAAAGCCTTGGCGGGCGCACTCCTTATGAAGCAGCATTATGGACTTATGGGGCCCGCACTTTAAAAGCACTTCAGCTTAGACCGATTCCTCCCGATGAAGTCAACCTGACGCCTAAGCTGATACGCTTTAACCACTAA
- a CDS encoding diguanylate cyclase, whose amino-acid sequence MFRITIIPMAVLGIVVSIFCVNQYIRAIRREVKLELENVCNLTLAAMDEFYPGDFRLEEEDQSILYKGEKLLTNDYQILDRIKQETGVELTFFYFDTRMLTTIIDKNGTRNIGTKCRDDVLQDVYRDGMSQFYESVEIMGEDYFSYYEPVYNSDGECVGMVFAGKLSKHIAETVWNFIMLDVLVILATLVAVGYLCFRWTDRMVSHIRIIQGFLAEMSEGKLSEEMDPSIMKRNDEFGKMGSSIVQMQHSIRNLVERDALTGLYNRRFGIAKLGETQKSARVDGMPFTVALGDIDYFKKINDTYGHECGDLVLKRMASLLISHIKGKGFVVRWGGEEFLLVYTKMNKTESLKCLEELMQEIRALSIPYGDSVVRLTMSFGVTEGDVNQKENVFIKVADDKLYYGKRNGRDQVVSQLPKEGEGHGVADASV is encoded by the coding sequence ATGTTTCGAATAACGATCATCCCGATGGCGGTTCTCGGCATTGTTGTTTCTATTTTTTGCGTCAATCAATATATCCGTGCGATTCGCCGGGAAGTGAAATTGGAGTTGGAAAATGTCTGCAATCTGACTCTGGCAGCCATGGATGAATTTTATCCCGGAGATTTCAGATTGGAGGAAGAAGATCAAAGTATTTTATATAAGGGAGAAAAGCTGCTGACCAACGATTATCAGATTCTTGACAGGATCAAGCAGGAGACTGGTGTGGAGTTGACGTTCTTTTACTTTGATACAAGAATGCTGACTACGATCATAGATAAGAATGGTACGCGCAACATTGGCACCAAGTGCCGGGATGATGTTCTGCAGGACGTGTACAGGGACGGCATGTCTCAGTTTTATGAAAGTGTAGAGATTATGGGAGAGGACTATTTTTCATACTATGAGCCAGTCTATAATTCGGACGGCGAATGTGTGGGAATGGTGTTTGCGGGTAAATTGTCAAAACATATCGCAGAGACAGTTTGGAATTTTATTATGCTGGATGTGCTGGTGATTCTGGCAACGCTGGTTGCTGTCGGGTATCTGTGTTTTCGCTGGACAGACAGAATGGTCTCACATATACGGATTATTCAGGGATTTCTGGCAGAGATGTCGGAAGGAAAGCTGTCGGAGGAGATGGACCCGAGCATCATGAAACGGAATGATGAATTTGGAAAAATGGGCAGCTCCATCGTACAAATGCAGCACTCGATCAGAAATCTGGTGGAGAGAGATGCACTGACAGGACTGTATAACCGGCGATTCGGAATCGCCAAGCTGGGTGAAACGCAAAAGAGTGCAAGAGTGGATGGTATGCCGTTTACGGTGGCACTTGGCGACATTGACTATTTTAAAAAGATTAATGATACATACGGGCATGAGTGTGGCGATCTCGTACTCAAAAGAATGGCGTCTCTGCTGATCAGCCATATCAAAGGGAAGGGATTTGTCGTCCGCTGGGGAGGCGAGGAGTTTCTTCTTGTATACACAAAGATGAACAAGACGGAATCACTCAAATGCTTGGAAGAGCTCATGCAGGAGATCAGAGCGTTGAGTATCCCCTATGGAGATTCGGTCGTGCGTCTGACGATGTCGTTCGGTGTGACAGAGGGAGACGTGAACCAGAAGGAAAATGTATTTATCAAAGTGGCAGATGATAAGCTGTATTATGGAAAACGAAACGGCAGAGATCAGGTAGTGAGCCAACTACCGAAGGAAGGGGAAGGGCATGGAGTGGCGGACGCTTCTGTGTGA
- a CDS encoding deoxyguanosinetriphosphate triphosphohydrolase: MEWRTLLCDDRIRSYRGKGSDDLRTEFEKDYHRIIQSASFRRLQDKTQVFPLDRGDFVRTRLTHSLEVSSYGRSLGQNIARNIIQVRKDESFQPAYAADICDILQCAGLLHDIGNPPFGHFGETVIRDWFVENLQKITYHDKKLTELLTPQMQYDFYSFEGNTQALRLVTKLHYLVDEHGMNLTKALLGTILKYPVSSLQIDKDSGDIRTKKMGYFYADREIFEDVQCSLGTDGRRHPLAFILEAADDIAYLTADIEDAFKKGCISFYDLARELEIAGEGLPDEMAAAYRGIVQRLEGRYQRALERQEDSPETYAVQNWIVQVQGHLISNATMGFTENYEAIMAGEYKRALLTGTAGELMAHTLGDIAYRYAFVSKPIVKLEIAAEKILRFLLDEFVHAVLYYDTGVKMMAVQEKLMSLISENYLTIYKRYAVGRSEQEKLYLRLMLVTDYICGMTDSYAKRLYQELSGQWQG; this comes from the coding sequence ATGGAGTGGCGGACGCTTCTGTGTGACGACAGAATCCGCAGCTACCGGGGAAAAGGCTCGGACGATCTGCGGACAGAGTTTGAAAAAGATTATCACAGGATCATACAGAGTGCATCTTTTCGAAGGCTTCAGGACAAGACGCAGGTGTTTCCTCTGGACAGAGGTGACTTTGTGAGAACGAGACTGACCCATTCTCTGGAAGTGTCATCCTATGGCAGATCACTGGGACAAAATATTGCACGGAATATCATTCAGGTGAGAAAGGACGAAAGCTTTCAGCCGGCGTATGCGGCGGACATCTGCGACATTCTGCAGTGTGCCGGGCTGTTGCATGATATTGGCAATCCGCCGTTCGGACATTTCGGAGAGACGGTGATCAGAGACTGGTTTGTTGAAAATTTGCAGAAGATCACCTATCATGATAAAAAATTGACGGAATTGCTGACACCGCAGATGCAGTATGACTTTTATTCCTTTGAGGGTAATACACAGGCGCTCCGCCTTGTGACAAAGCTGCACTATCTGGTGGACGAGCATGGCATGAATCTGACGAAAGCGCTGCTGGGAACGATTCTTAAATATCCTGTCTCTTCGCTGCAGATCGATAAAGACAGTGGTGACATCAGGACGAAAAAGATGGGATATTTTTATGCTGACAGGGAAATATTCGAGGATGTACAGTGCTCTCTCGGCACGGATGGGAGAAGGCATCCACTTGCCTTTATTTTGGAGGCGGCGGATGATATTGCCTACCTGACAGCGGACATAGAAGACGCATTCAAAAAAGGCTGTATTTCTTTTTATGATCTGGCAAGAGAGCTGGAGATTGCCGGGGAAGGACTGCCGGATGAGATGGCGGCAGCATATCGCGGGATTGTGCAGCGTCTGGAAGGAAGGTATCAGAGGGCTTTGGAGCGGCAGGAAGATTCTCCGGAAACATATGCGGTACAGAACTGGATCGTGCAGGTACAGGGACATTTGATCAGCAATGCGACGATGGGTTTCACAGAAAATTACGAAGCGATCATGGCTGGAGAGTATAAGCGGGCTTTGCTGACAGGGACAGCAGGAGAATTGATGGCACATACACTGGGTGATATTGCTTATCGCTATGCTTTCGTGTCAAAACCGATCGTAAAGCTTGAGATCGCGGCAGAAAAAATACTCAGGTTCCTGTTGGATGAATTCGTCCATGCAGTTCTCTATTATGACACGGGTGTAAAGATGATGGCAGTACAGGAAAAACTCATGTCGCTGATCTCGGAAAATTATCTGACGATTTATAAAAGATATGCAGTAGGCAGATCCGAGCAGGAAAAGCTGTATCTGCGTCTGATGCTGGTGACAGACTATATCTGCGGTATGACCGACAGCTATGCGAAACGGCTGTATCAGGAACTCAGTGGTCAGTGGCAGGGGTAA
- the trkA gene encoding Trk system potassium transporter TrkA codes for MFRKKQKNAPKGLRIIIVGCGKVGVTLVEQLSREGHDITIIDKNMEKIQAVSNLYDVMGLAGNGASYSLQMEAGIENADLIIAVTDSDELNLLCCTVAKRVGNCAAIARVRNPDYSREVVYLREKLGLALIINPELEAAREVARILYMPTALEVNTFAHGQAEMIKFKVPEGNKLAGMTIGLLGTDITENILICAVERGGEVYIPSGNFRVEAGDIVSFVASRMMAKSFLNHIGFKTNQVKDCMIIGGGKAAYYLAKQLLHMNISTKIIESSRARCEELSILLPKAIIINGNGTDEELLKEEGIEYVESFVPLTGIDEENIMLTLHARQVSNAKVITKINQSTFRNVINTLDLDSVIYPRYITSEAIIAYVRAKKDSMDSNIETLYHMFDHRVEAIEFRVYEKSNVTGIPLKDLSLKKELLISFINRHGEIIIPSGHDSIEVGDTVMIVTTHTGFNDIQDILR; via the coding sequence ATGTTCAGAAAGAAACAGAAAAATGCACCGAAAGGTCTGCGCATCATCATCGTAGGCTGTGGAAAGGTCGGTGTGACGCTGGTCGAACAGCTTTCCCGTGAGGGTCATGACATTACGATCATTGATAAAAACATGGAAAAAATACAGGCTGTAAGCAATCTGTACGACGTTATGGGGCTCGCAGGAAACGGAGCCAGCTACAGCCTGCAGATGGAAGCGGGCATAGAAAATGCAGACTTGATCATTGCGGTGACAGATTCTGACGAACTGAATCTGCTCTGTTGCACAGTCGCCAAGCGTGTCGGCAACTGTGCTGCTATCGCCAGAGTCCGCAATCCTGACTACAGCCGTGAGGTCGTTTATCTGCGTGAAAAACTGGGACTTGCCCTGATCATCAATCCGGAGCTGGAGGCCGCACGGGAAGTCGCACGCATCCTTTATATGCCCACGGCGCTGGAAGTCAACACTTTTGCTCACGGTCAGGCAGAGATGATCAAATTTAAAGTTCCGGAAGGAAACAAACTGGCCGGGATGACGATCGGCCTGCTTGGTACCGATATTACGGAAAATATTCTGATCTGCGCCGTGGAACGGGGTGGTGAAGTCTATATCCCATCCGGTAACTTTCGCGTGGAGGCCGGGGACATCGTTTCCTTTGTCGCATCCAGAATGATGGCGAAATCATTTTTGAATCACATTGGCTTTAAGACCAATCAGGTCAAGGACTGTATGATCATCGGCGGAGGCAAGGCGGCCTATTATCTGGCAAAGCAGCTTCTGCACATGAATATTTCCACCAAGATTATTGAGAGCAGCAGGGCACGCTGCGAAGAGTTGAGTATTCTTCTTCCAAAAGCGATTATTATCAACGGCAATGGGACCGACGAAGAGCTGTTAAAAGAGGAAGGTATTGAATATGTGGAGTCTTTCGTGCCTCTGACCGGCATTGACGAAGAGAATATTATGTTGACGCTCCATGCAAGACAAGTTTCCAATGCCAAAGTCATTACGAAGATTAATCAGAGCACTTTCCGAAATGTCATCAACACGCTGGATCTGGACAGTGTCATCTATCCCAGATATATTACTTCGGAGGCGATCATTGCCTATGTCCGCGCCAAAAAAGATTCCATGGACAGCAATATCGAAACACTTTATCACATGTTCGATCACAGAGTGGAAGCAATCGAATTTCGTGTCTATGAGAAGTCAAATGTGACCGGTATTCCTCTGAAAGACCTCTCTTTAAAGAAGGAACTGCTCATCTCCTTTATCAACCGCCATGGTGAAATCATCATTCCCAGCGGCCATGACTCGATCGAAGTCGGAGATACCGTAATGATTGTAACGACTCATACCGGCTTCAACGATATTCAGGATATTTTACGATAA
- a CDS encoding NlpC/P60 family protein gives MKKRMLCMFLTVVIALSQVIPVQAATIAELKQQLEQTQKQLNAINGQASGLEGQMDAVEEEISALDGTLVELMSSISLLEEEIEEKKEQIELAQKDLDAATVREQEQYESMKKRIKFMYERGNSTYAQLLFEARSISDMMNKAEYIEKLYEYDRKLLVEYQETRQEVADLKERLEEEKSDLEAEEFELKEEEEALEAALEKKRAEAENFEVQIAQIRQSAAAYKALIKQQTSQIKQLEAEEAARRAKEEAERKAREEAEKKKKGDSGKNSSDKTPSKPSGTASADVVAMINSASGGAKGKEIAAFACKFIGNPYVPGGTSLTNGADCSGFTQAVYREFGISIPRNSTSQRSYGTGVSYAEAQPGDLICYAGHVGMYIGNGYIVHASTQKTGIKITPATYKEILSVRRIV, from the coding sequence ATGAAGAAAAGAATGCTGTGCATGTTTCTGACGGTCGTGATCGCTTTGTCACAAGTGATACCTGTGCAGGCGGCCACGATAGCGGAGCTGAAGCAGCAGCTGGAACAGACGCAAAAGCAGTTGAATGCCATCAATGGGCAGGCATCCGGACTGGAAGGGCAAATGGATGCAGTGGAGGAAGAGATCAGTGCGCTGGATGGTACGCTCGTGGAACTGATGAGCAGTATCAGCCTTCTGGAAGAAGAGATCGAGGAAAAAAAGGAACAGATCGAGCTGGCTCAAAAAGATCTCGATGCGGCTACTGTCAGAGAGCAGGAACAGTACGAGTCTATGAAAAAGCGTATAAAGTTCATGTATGAAAGGGGTAACAGTACGTATGCCCAGCTCCTGTTTGAAGCCAGAAGTATCAGTGACATGATGAATAAGGCGGAATACATAGAAAAACTGTATGAATATGACAGAAAGTTATTGGTGGAATATCAGGAGACGAGACAGGAAGTCGCAGATCTGAAGGAAAGACTGGAGGAAGAAAAGTCAGACTTGGAAGCAGAAGAGTTTGAGCTGAAAGAAGAGGAGGAGGCCCTGGAAGCGGCTCTGGAGAAAAAGAGAGCGGAGGCAGAGAACTTTGAAGTGCAGATCGCTCAGATACGCCAGTCTGCGGCTGCTTATAAGGCGCTGATCAAGCAGCAGACTTCCCAGATCAAACAACTGGAAGCGGAGGAAGCAGCGAGACGGGCGAAGGAAGAGGCGGAGCGAAAGGCGAGAGAAGAAGCGGAGAAAAAGAAAAAGGGCGACAGCGGCAAAAACAGTTCCGATAAGACTCCGTCCAAACCATCGGGAACAGCCAGTGCAGACGTCGTTGCCATGATCAACAGCGCATCGGGAGGCGCCAAGGGAAAGGAAATCGCGGCTTTTGCCTGCAAATTTATTGGTAATCCTTATGTCCCGGGAGGCACGAGTCTGACGAATGGCGCAGACTGCTCCGGATTTACACAGGCGGTATACAGGGAGTTCGGGATCTCAATCCCGCGCAATTCCACGTCACAGAGAAGTTATGGTACGGGGGTATCCTATGCGGAGGCGCAGCCCGGAGATCTTATCTGTTACGCGGGGCATGTGGGGATGTATATCGGCAATGGTTACATCGTTCATGCGAGTACACAGAAGACAGGTATCAAAATTACGCCTGCCACTTATAAAGAAATTCTGTCAGTACGGAGAATTGTATAA
- the guaA gene encoding glutamine-hydrolyzing GMP synthase, translating to MDQEKVIVIDFGGQYNQLVARRVRECNVYCEIYSYKTDLEQIKAMNPKGIILTGGPNSCYEKDAPAYQKGLFELGIPVLGLCYGAQLMMFVLGGRVEKAPVREYGKTEVVTEHSSPLFENVSSPTVCWMSHFDYISQVAPGFTVTAHTADCPVAAAEDRSRNLYAIQFHPEVLHTKEGTKMLNNFVKNVCGCAGTWRMDSFVENSIAEIKEKVGTGKVLCALSGGVDSSVAAVMLARAIGSQLTCVFVDHGLLRKKEGDEVEAVFGPQGPYQLNFIRVNAQDRFYEKLAGVTEPEKKRKIIGEEFIRVFEEEAKKIGAVDFLVQGTIYPDVVESGLGGESAVIKSHHNVGGLPDCVDFREIIEPLRSLFKDEVRKAGLELGIPEYLVYRQPFPGPGLGIRIIGEVTAEKVKIVQDADAIYREEIAKAGLDRTIGQCFAALTNMRSVGVMGDERTYDYAVALRAVNTIDFMTAESAEIPWEVLQTVMSRIINEVRGVNRVFYDLTSKPPGTIEFE from the coding sequence ATGGATCAGGAGAAGGTGATTGTCATTGATTTTGGCGGTCAGTATAACCAACTTGTTGCCAGACGTGTTCGTGAGTGCAATGTGTACTGTGAGATCTATTCTTATAAGACCGATCTGGAACAGATCAAAGCGATGAATCCGAAAGGCATCATTTTAACAGGAGGTCCTAACAGTTGTTACGAGAAGGATGCCCCTGCTTATCAAAAGGGGCTGTTTGAACTCGGGATTCCGGTACTCGGCCTGTGTTATGGGGCGCAGTTAATGATGTTCGTGCTGGGCGGCAGAGTAGAGAAAGCTCCGGTACGTGAATATGGGAAAACAGAAGTTGTGACTGAGCATTCTTCCCCGCTGTTTGAAAATGTTTCATCGCCGACGGTTTGCTGGATGAGTCATTTTGATTATATTTCTCAGGTTGCTCCTGGCTTTACCGTGACAGCACATACGGCGGACTGCCCGGTGGCAGCGGCGGAAGACAGAAGCAGAAATTTATATGCCATTCAATTCCATCCGGAGGTGCTTCATACAAAAGAAGGCACAAAAATGCTGAACAATTTTGTCAAAAATGTATGCGGATGTGCCGGTACATGGAGAATGGATTCTTTTGTGGAAAACTCTATTGCTGAAATAAAGGAAAAGGTTGGAACGGGCAAGGTGCTGTGTGCACTGTCGGGCGGGGTTGACTCGTCTGTGGCGGCTGTCATGCTTGCCAGAGCGATCGGCAGTCAGCTTACCTGTGTGTTCGTGGATCATGGTCTTCTGCGGAAAAAAGAAGGTGACGAGGTGGAGGCGGTGTTTGGTCCGCAGGGACCTTATCAGTTGAATTTTATCCGAGTCAATGCGCAGGATCGCTTTTATGAAAAACTGGCCGGAGTGACGGAGCCTGAGAAAAAACGAAAGATCATAGGAGAAGAATTTATCCGCGTCTTTGAGGAAGAGGCAAAGAAGATCGGTGCGGTGGATTTCCTCGTACAGGGAACGATCTATCCCGATGTGGTGGAGAGCGGTCTGGGCGGTGAGTCCGCTGTGATCAAGTCGCATCACAACGTAGGAGGATTGCCGGACTGCGTGGATTTCAGAGAGATCATTGAGCCGCTGCGCAGTCTGTTCAAAGATGAGGTCCGAAAAGCCGGACTGGAGCTTGGCATTCCGGAGTATCTTGTGTACAGGCAGCCTTTCCCGGGACCGGGGCTCGGCATCCGTATTATCGGGGAGGTGACGGCAGAGAAAGTGAAGATCGTACAGGATGCAGATGCGATCTACCGGGAAGAGATCGCGAAAGCCGGACTGGACCGGACGATCGGACAGTGTTTTGCAGCACTGACCAATATGCGTTCCGTGGGCGTGATGGGAGATGAGAGAACGTATGACTATGCCGTAGCGCTCCGGGCCGTGAACACGATCGACTTTATGACCGCAGAGAGCGCAGAGATACCATGGGAAGTTCTTCAGACTGTGATGAGCAGGATCATCAATGAAGTCCGGGGAGTAAACCGGGTATTCTATGATCTGACGAGCAAACCACCGGGGACGATTGAGTTCGAGTAA